Proteins encoded in a region of the Mycoplasma mobile 163K genome:
- the alaS gene encoding alanine--tRNA ligase, producing the protein MKSKEIRNKWLNFFESKGHLIIPSKSLIPIKDDSLLWINSGVATLKDFFSGKKIPPSKRLTNSQKSIRTNDIENVGKTARHHTFFEMLGNFSIGDYFKKEAINFGFEFIFDVLKFDREKIFFTYFSEDLETLEILKSLNVPDSQIIKGSRKTNFWDMGNGPCGPNLEIFYDRGPKYSNRGIELLKNDIENDRYIEIWNIVFSQFNNDGNGNYELLKQKNIDTGAGLERLACILQDTPTNFETDLFLPIIKEIEKLSIYKYKIDNYFLKDKIQEKINLNFKIISDHLRTAVNAINDGAKPSNNGRGYIIRRLIRRAYRSGIFLGIKGKSFLHKMTQIVRDSLIYDIDVEKVSKIIKKEEEMFSKTISEGINLLKEKIKSKFPKDNSIDIENKSQVAKYFKENNLTFDFSIAFELFSTFGFPVEIIKEILEDEYEIELDISNLPKYLEEHANKSRSENSSAMQKVINSLELVKEKVSEFVGYSTLKTKSKILYLLNETEEIHFTNSENEISYLILDKTPFYATAGGQRHDKGLLIQDKNRIEVLEVFKDKHLNNVHKVKGKILKSELINAEVDSNIRIGLERNHSGTHLVFNALSREFGKEIEQLGSDNNEERLTFDFPLSKKPSWEEIKNVEKRVNEYINMSVDREYIITTLEGAKKLNAVMTLEEQEYMDPNEVRIVNFPKITADLCGGTHIENTKKIETFKIISLDSKGKNKFRIKAITSKKIVEEYLKDEISKNKLVLENLIEKNKSLFQGYKMNFSWSKNLDEQNEQITKHIDQARSDYKKLLKNSENKLEKLESDFSIMKFKNTEIIFDMNLKMASLQSLVATLREKNPKAIVILGSEISKGKFFICVGSKEFSAKDISNIIFEKYKGKGGGNNILSQGSIDKKIEKAEDLFELLKEKGII; encoded by the coding sequence ATGAAATCAAAAGAAATAAGAAATAAATGATTGAATTTTTTTGAATCAAAAGGTCATTTAATAATACCTTCAAAAAGTTTAATTCCAATTAAAGATGATTCATTATTGTGGATTAATTCAGGTGTTGCTACTTTAAAAGATTTTTTTTCAGGTAAAAAAATACCACCAAGTAAAAGATTGACAAATAGCCAAAAATCAATCCGAACAAATGATATTGAAAATGTAGGAAAAACAGCAAGACATCATACTTTTTTTGAAATGCTTGGAAATTTTTCTATTGGAGATTATTTTAAAAAAGAAGCAATTAATTTTGGTTTTGAATTCATTTTTGATGTCTTGAAATTTGATCGTGAAAAAATTTTCTTTACATATTTTTCAGAAGATTTAGAAACTTTAGAAATTTTGAAAAGTTTGAATGTTCCTGATTCACAAATTATTAAAGGAAGCAGAAAAACTAATTTTTGAGATATGGGAAATGGTCCTTGTGGACCAAATTTAGAAATTTTTTATGATAGAGGTCCTAAATATTCAAATAGAGGCATTGAATTATTGAAAAATGATATTGAAAATGATCGATATATAGAAATTTGAAATATTGTATTTTCTCAATTTAATAATGATGGTAATGGAAATTATGAATTATTAAAGCAAAAAAATATTGATACTGGAGCAGGACTAGAGAGACTTGCATGCATTCTTCAAGACACTCCAACAAATTTTGAAACGGATTTATTTTTACCAATTATTAAAGAAATAGAGAAACTTTCGATTTACAAATATAAAATTGATAATTATTTTTTAAAAGATAAAATCCAAGAAAAAATCAATTTGAACTTTAAAATTATTTCAGATCATTTAAGAACTGCTGTTAATGCAATTAATGACGGAGCAAAGCCATCTAATAATGGTAGAGGATATATTATAAGAAGATTAATAAGAAGAGCTTATAGATCAGGGATATTTCTTGGAATCAAAGGAAAATCTTTTCTACACAAAATGACACAAATTGTAAGAGATTCACTTATTTATGATATTGATGTTGAAAAAGTTTCAAAAATTATAAAAAAAGAAGAAGAAATGTTTTCAAAGACAATTTCTGAAGGAATTAACTTATTAAAAGAAAAAATTAAATCTAAATTCCCTAAGGATAATTCAATAGATATAGAAAATAAATCTCAAGTTGCAAAATATTTCAAAGAAAATAATTTAACTTTTGATTTTTCAATTGCCTTTGAATTATTTTCAACTTTTGGATTTCCTGTTGAAATTATCAAAGAAATATTAGAAGATGAATATGAAATAGAATTGGATATTAGTAATCTTCCAAAATATTTAGAAGAACATGCAAATAAAAGTCGTTCTGAAAATTCAAGTGCAATGCAAAAAGTGATAAATTCTCTTGAATTAGTAAAAGAAAAAGTTTCAGAATTTGTAGGATATTCTACATTAAAAACTAAATCCAAAATTCTATATTTACTAAATGAAACAGAAGAAATTCACTTTACAAATTCTGAAAATGAAATTTCATATCTTATTTTAGATAAAACACCTTTTTACGCAACAGCAGGAGGCCAAAGACATGATAAAGGACTTTTGATTCAAGATAAAAATAGAATTGAAGTTTTAGAAGTTTTTAAAGATAAACATTTAAATAATGTCCATAAAGTGAAAGGAAAAATTTTAAAGTCTGAATTAATAAATGCAGAAGTAGATTCTAATATTAGAATCGGATTAGAAAGAAATCATAGTGGCACACACCTTGTTTTTAATGCTTTGTCAAGAGAATTTGGAAAAGAAATTGAACAACTTGGTAGTGATAATAACGAAGAAAGATTAACTTTTGATTTTCCTTTATCTAAAAAACCTAGTTGAGAAGAAATAAAAAATGTTGAAAAACGAGTAAATGAATACATTAATATGAGTGTTGATAGAGAATATATTATCACAACTTTAGAAGGTGCTAAAAAATTAAATGCTGTTATGACTTTAGAAGAACAAGAATACATGGATCCAAATGAAGTTAGAATTGTTAATTTCCCAAAAATAACAGCTGATTTATGTGGTGGTACACATATTGAAAATACTAAAAAAATTGAAACTTTCAAAATTATTTCTTTAGATTCAAAAGGAAAAAATAAATTTAGAATAAAAGCTATTACTAGTAAAAAAATTGTTGAAGAATATTTAAAAGATGAAATTTCAAAAAATAAATTAGTTTTAGAAAATTTGATTGAAAAAAATAAAAGTCTTTTTCAAGGTTATAAAATGAATTTTTCTTGAAGTAAAAATTTAGATGAACAAAATGAACAAATAACAAAACATATTGACCAAGCAAGATCTGATTATAAAAAGCTTTTAAAAAATTCAGAAAATAAACTTGAAAAATTAGAGTCTGATTTTAGCATTATGAAATTTAAAAACACTGAAATAATCTTTGACATGAATTTAAAAATGGCTTCTTTACAATCTTTAGTTGCTACATTGAGAGAAAAAAATCCAAAAGCAATAGTTATTTTAGGTTCTGAAATTAGTAAGGGTAAATTTTTCATTTGTGTTGGATCAAAGGAATTTTCTGCAAAAGACATCTCTAATATAATTTTTGAAAAATATAAAGGAAAAGGTGGAGGAAATAATATTCTTTCGCAAGGAAGTATCGATAAGAAAATTGAAAAAGCAGAAGATTTATTTGAACTTTTAAAAGAAAAAGGAATCATTTAA
- the mnmA gene encoding tRNA 2-thiouridine(34) synthase MnmA has product MSKIVVALSGGVDSSVTAFILKYQQNHEVIAVFMRNWDSFANNDILGNEDINQDICPQEKDWEDAKKIASQLNIPIYRVDFVKEYYDEVFTYLIEEYRQGRTPNPDIFCNKYIKFGKFIEYVEKNFNPDFIATGHYAKVENSLLYRAKDRNKDQSYFLSQLSSDQLKKIIFPLKDLTKDVIRKIAAENNLVTAQKKDSTGICFIGERNFDKFLQNYIPNMPGNIVDIETNEVVGQHVGVMYYTLGQRKINLSGMKYPYYVAGHDLKNKILYVASIHSKNYLKSDKLEAIEFNLINKNFNKKNLTAKFRYRQEDIKIEILNIDKNKIEISYPDEFEAVTPGQHVVIYDGESCVGGGIINKTYYKGNLNQFH; this is encoded by the coding sequence ATGTCCAAAATAGTAGTAGCTCTTAGTGGTGGTGTAGATTCTTCTGTAACAGCATTTATTTTAAAATATCAGCAAAACCATGAAGTGATTGCTGTTTTTATGCGTAATTGAGATTCTTTTGCAAATAATGATATTCTAGGCAATGAAGATATTAATCAGGATATTTGTCCTCAAGAAAAAGATTGAGAAGATGCGAAAAAAATTGCTTCACAATTAAATATTCCTATTTATAGAGTGGATTTTGTAAAAGAATATTATGATGAAGTTTTTACATATTTAATAGAAGAATATAGGCAAGGAAGAACTCCTAATCCAGATATTTTTTGCAATAAATATATAAAATTTGGAAAATTTATTGAATATGTTGAAAAAAATTTTAATCCAGATTTTATTGCAACTGGTCATTATGCTAAAGTGGAAAATTCTTTATTATATAGAGCAAAAGATAGGAATAAAGATCAAAGTTATTTTTTATCTCAACTTTCAAGTGATCAATTGAAAAAAATTATTTTTCCATTAAAAGATTTGACAAAAGATGTTATTAGAAAAATTGCTGCCGAAAATAACTTAGTGACTGCTCAAAAAAAGGATTCAACAGGAATTTGTTTTATTGGTGAAAGAAATTTTGATAAATTTTTACAAAATTATATTCCTAATATGCCAGGAAATATTGTTGATATAGAAACAAATGAAGTTGTTGGACAACATGTTGGAGTAATGTACTATACTTTAGGTCAAAGAAAAATTAATTTGTCTGGAATGAAATATCCTTACTATGTTGCAGGTCATGATTTAAAAAACAAAATTTTGTATGTTGCTAGCATTCACAGCAAAAATTATTTAAAATCAGATAAATTAGAGGCAATCGAATTTAACCTCATTAACAAAAATTTTAATAAAAAAAATTTAACAGCAAAATTTAGATACCGTCAAGAAGATATCAAAATAGAAATCTTGAATATAGATAAAAATAAAATAGAAATTTCCTACCCGGATGAATTTGAAGCTGTTACACCAGGACAACATGTTGTTATTTATGATGGCGAAAGTTGTGTAGGTGGCGGAATAATCAACAAGACTTATTATAAAGGAAATTTAAATCAATTCCATTAA